One Trichomycterus rosablanca isolate fTriRos1 chromosome 10, fTriRos1.hap1, whole genome shotgun sequence DNA window includes the following coding sequences:
- the mrpl38 gene encoding 39S ribosomal protein L38, mitochondrial isoform X1, translated as MALQRSVTRLLTNLGVKNNARHFKTAAVLCRRAAPLGPMPNEDIDWKNLESLEKYRSYTRYLQTAEEANNKEVWWKTYRKHAEEKRESEFEPVNIGLPHFRLSRTKEARERRRMVRENKKNPELERADRLRTLRIPLDQVKEDWAKTNGPYQIQRLAEHYGIYRDLFPMAYFIPRIMLKVAFGDNSSAMVHYGNHILPSQASTAPRVRFEAEENSLWTLLLTSPDEHLQDGEQEYVNWLVGNIPGNALHSGEEICNYISPFPAKGTGFHRYIFVLFKQESIVDFSSDHRPSPCYSLKQRSFKTLDFYRKHEDVITAAGLAFFQSQWDESVTSTFHTLLNMKEPVFDYDRPPVYHPPQKKYPHGQPLRYMDRYRGRKEHTFGIY; from the exons ATGGCGTTACAGAGGAGTGTAACGCGGTTGCTAACGAATTTAGGGGTCAAAAACAATGCGAGGCATTTTAAAACAGCAG CTGTATTATGTCGACGAGCTGCACCACTTGGTCCAATGCCAAATGAAGATATAGATTGGAAAAACCTGGAATCTCTGGAGAAATATCGCAGTTACACACGCTACCTCCAAACAGCAGAGGAGGCCAATAATAAAGAGGTCTGGTGGAAGACCTACAGAAAACATGCAGAGGAGAAAAGAGAGTCAG AATTTGAGCCGGTGAACATCGGGTTGCCTCACTTTCGGCTTTCTAGGACAAAGGAAGCAAGAGAAAGGAGGAGGATGGTTAGGGAAAACAAAAAGAACCCTGAGCTGGAGAGAGCTGATCGTCTGCGCACAC TTCGGATTCCTTTGGATCAAGTGAAGGAAGATTGGGCGAAAACCAATGGGCCATACCAAATACAGAGGTTAGCAGAACACTACGGAATCTACAGAGACCTCTTCCCCATGGCTTATTTCATTCCACGAATCATGCTAAAGGTGGCATTTGGAGACAACAGTAGTGCCATGGTGCATTACGGCAATCATATACTACCAAGTCAG gCATCAACAGCACCTCGTGTTCGTTTCGAGGCAGAGGAGAATTCATTGTGGACACTGCTCCTAACAAGCCCAG ATGAGCACTTGCAGGATGGTGAGCAAGAATATGTTAATTGGCTGGT TGGGAATATTCCTGGAAATGCTTTGCATTCTGGTGAGGAAATCTGCAATTACATCAGTCCTTTTCCTGCTAAGGGAACAGGATTCCACAGATACATCTTTGTCTTGTTTAAACAAGAAAGCATTGTTGACTTCAGCAGTGATCACAGACCATCTCCCTG ttaCAGTCTGAAGCAGCGAAGCTTTAAGACTCTGGACTTCTACAGAAAACATGAAGATGTGATCACTGCTGCTGGACTGGCTTTCTTTCAGAGCCAGTGGGATGAATCTGTTACCAGCACCTTTCACACCCTGCTTA ATATGAAAGAGCCAGTGTTCGATTATGACAGGCCTCCAGTGTACCACCCACCCCAGAAAAAGTACCCTCATGGCCAGCCACTCAGATACATGGACCGCTATAGAGGACGAAAAGAACACACTTTTGGCATTTATTAA
- the mrpl38 gene encoding 39S ribosomal protein L38, mitochondrial isoform X2 — MPNEDIDWKNLESLEKYRSYTRYLQTAEEANNKEVWWKTYRKHAEEKRESEFEPVNIGLPHFRLSRTKEARERRRMVRENKKNPELERADRLRTLRIPLDQVKEDWAKTNGPYQIQRLAEHYGIYRDLFPMAYFIPRIMLKVAFGDNSSAMVHYGNHILPSQASTAPRVRFEAEENSLWTLLLTSPDEHLQDGEQEYVNWLVGNIPGNALHSGEEICNYISPFPAKGTGFHRYIFVLFKQESIVDFSSDHRPSPCYSLKQRSFKTLDFYRKHEDVITAAGLAFFQSQWDESVTSTFHTLLNMKEPVFDYDRPPVYHPPQKKYPHGQPLRYMDRYRGRKEHTFGIY, encoded by the exons ATGCCAAATGAAGATATAGATTGGAAAAACCTGGAATCTCTGGAGAAATATCGCAGTTACACACGCTACCTCCAAACAGCAGAGGAGGCCAATAATAAAGAGGTCTGGTGGAAGACCTACAGAAAACATGCAGAGGAGAAAAGAGAGTCAG AATTTGAGCCGGTGAACATCGGGTTGCCTCACTTTCGGCTTTCTAGGACAAAGGAAGCAAGAGAAAGGAGGAGGATGGTTAGGGAAAACAAAAAGAACCCTGAGCTGGAGAGAGCTGATCGTCTGCGCACAC TTCGGATTCCTTTGGATCAAGTGAAGGAAGATTGGGCGAAAACCAATGGGCCATACCAAATACAGAGGTTAGCAGAACACTACGGAATCTACAGAGACCTCTTCCCCATGGCTTATTTCATTCCACGAATCATGCTAAAGGTGGCATTTGGAGACAACAGTAGTGCCATGGTGCATTACGGCAATCATATACTACCAAGTCAG gCATCAACAGCACCTCGTGTTCGTTTCGAGGCAGAGGAGAATTCATTGTGGACACTGCTCCTAACAAGCCCAG ATGAGCACTTGCAGGATGGTGAGCAAGAATATGTTAATTGGCTGGT TGGGAATATTCCTGGAAATGCTTTGCATTCTGGTGAGGAAATCTGCAATTACATCAGTCCTTTTCCTGCTAAGGGAACAGGATTCCACAGATACATCTTTGTCTTGTTTAAACAAGAAAGCATTGTTGACTTCAGCAGTGATCACAGACCATCTCCCTG ttaCAGTCTGAAGCAGCGAAGCTTTAAGACTCTGGACTTCTACAGAAAACATGAAGATGTGATCACTGCTGCTGGACTGGCTTTCTTTCAGAGCCAGTGGGATGAATCTGTTACCAGCACCTTTCACACCCTGCTTA ATATGAAAGAGCCAGTGTTCGATTATGACAGGCCTCCAGTGTACCACCCACCCCAGAAAAAGTACCCTCATGGCCAGCCACTCAGATACATGGACCGCTATAGAGGACGAAAAGAACACACTTTTGGCATTTATTAA